GGCCGGCATCGAGCAGGTGCTCCAGCAAAACCCCGGCAACTGGCAGCTGCTGGCCCAGGCCGCCGACTACCTGGTGCAAAACAACCTCCAGCCCGAGCGCGCCCTCACTTACATTAACGAGTCCATCAAGCTTCAGGACGCGGCCACCAACAACTGGATTAAGGCCCGCCTGCTGGCCCAGCAGCAAGACTTCGGCACGGCCATCGTGTACGCCCGCCGGGCCATCAAGCTCGGCGACAAGGAAGACACTGCCTTCAAGTCTCAGCTGCCCAACATGCGCATCGCCCTCACCGAGTGGCAGGCCAAGGCGTACTGAAGCGGCGAGGCTGCTACCTTTAGCTGCATGGATGAGTTTCTGCGGGTTTGCTCCGCCATTCAGCCCTTGTCGGCGCCGCTGGAGGCAGCCCTGCGCCAGCTGGTTCGGCGGGAACCAATAGCGCCGGGAGAACAGCTCCTGGCGCCCGGCCAGACGGCGCAGCGGCTTTACTTTCTGGAGCAGGGCCTGGTGCGCGGCTTTTACTTGAAGGATGGCAAGGAAGTGACGTCGTGGTTTATGCGGGACGGCGACTTCGTGATTTCGATTCTGAGCTTTCTCTCCCGCCAGCCATCCCAGGAATATCTACAGGCCCTAACGGCGGGCGTGGTGTGGTCGTTGGGGTATGAGCAGCTGCAGCAGCTGTATCGGCAGTTTCCCGAGTTCAACTTTGTGGGCCGGGTGCTGACGGAAAAGTACTACGTGCTTAGTGAGCGGCGGGCCCTGCACCTGCGGATGCTGTCGGCCACGGAACGCTATCATCTGCTTTTGCAGGAGTTTCCGGACATTTTTCAGCGGGTGCCGCTCAAGATGCTGGCTTCCCACCTGGGCATTACGCCCGAAACCCTGAGCCGCTTGCGCGCCCGCCGTTCTTGACAAATGTCAAGCGCAATGGCCGGTAGAGAGCTGACTTTTGGAACATGGTTTCACCCTCATGTTCAATGTCATGCCTATCTCCCCGTTTCCATTATCCGTGTCAACCGTGAGTGAGCTGAATTGGAGCCCGCCACCCCTGCTCACGGTTATTTTTGGCGCCTTTGCATTCTGCTTCTTGCTGGAGCGCCTGGTGCCGGGCTGGAAGCTGCCCCACGTACCCACGTGGCCCCTGCGGGTACTCACCATCAACCTAGCCCAGCTGCTAGTGGTTGTGGTGGCGGGCCTCACCTGGGAAAAGTGGTTTTCGGCGTACTCGCTCCTGCACGTGTCGCGCTACCTCGAGCCGGTAGCGGGCGGACTGCTGGCCTATGTGGTGGCCACGTTTGTGTTCTATTGGTGGCACCGCTGGCGCCACACCCAGGATTTTCTGTGGCTGCATTTCCACCAAATTCACCACAGCCCGCAGCGCCTCGAGGTCATTACCTCCTTCTACAAGCATCCGCTGGAAATGACCGTCAACTCGCTGATTGGCGGCTTGCTGGTGTACACGCTGCTCGGACTGGATCCGGCGGGTGGCGCCGTCTACACGCTGTGCACGGCCTTGGGCGAGTTCTTCTACCACACCAACGTGCGCACGCCGCGCTGGGTCGGCTACATTTTCCAGCGGCCTGAGATGCACCGCGTCCATCATCAGTACCAGCAGCACAGCCACAATTACGGCGACCTGGTCGTCTGGGACTGGCTGTTCGGTACCTACCGCAACCCCGCCACTTTCCAGGCTACCTGCGGCTTCGACCCGGAGAAAGAAGAACAGCTTGGCTCCATGCTACGCTTTCGGGACGTGCATAAAAGCTAACTGCCAGGCAGTTTTCGCGTCGTAGCCGCATAAGCCCACTTAGTTGACCACAGCTGCCAGCTGAGATTTTCAGGACGCAAACACATCATAACTCGCCTTTAACTCCTGCTGCTCGTGTTACTTTCGTTACTTTCTCCATTCCTAGCATTCCTGACCATTGGGCTATGGTTCACGCTCATAAAGAAGAGGTTAGGCGTCAATTTGCCTCTGCCAACGGCCACACTCTTATCCCTAGCTCTTGCACTTATCAATAACGTAATCGGGCATTTCTTTCCTCCTAATGGCATACTGCTAACCCCGGCGGTTGTGAGTGCCGCAGCGTGTCTGATTGGCACTGCGGGGCCTGGGGGAAAGTCCATTACAAAAGTGTTCCTTATTGCCTTTGTAGTTTCTGTGCACGACGTAGGCACAAAACTGTACGCTGGAGGAACTCACGATGCGGAGGGATTTGGCTTTATGTTCCTTTTCCTGCTCTATGGACTGATTCCCTCCTACCTCATGCTCATCATCTTACTGATCCGAGACCGACAAGAAACTCTCTTTAGTAGAATAACAGCCATCCTTTTGTTTCCTGTGCTGCTATTTGTCCATCTGCATTTTTCTAACGGGCTGGGAGCTGGCCGCCATTACGATTCCCTTTTTAGCTACTGATGTTACCAGGAGCCGACCTTGCGTAAATCCTCACTTACTCGTTACCCCTAAGACTCCACCTCAAAACCTGGCAATAACCCGCAGGTTGACGAGGCGGCGGGAAAGGAAGTTAGGCACGGCGTAGGTGCGGGCGTTCAGGTCCTGGATGTAGCTGTAGCCAGCCAGGTTATTGGCGCCCAGCACGTTCAGGATTTCCAGGCCCAGCCAGAGGCTTTCCAGCTGGCCGGGGCGGCGGGTTTGCTCATTACCCGTGTGCAGGCTCACCACCTTGGAGAAGCCTAGGTCGACGCGGCGGTAGGCGCGCGTGAGGCGGCTGGTGCCGCGCAGCTCCGGCAGCGTGGGCGGGCTGAAGGGCAGCCCCGTCCCGAACACGAAGTTCACGTAGCCCTTCACCGAGGGGTTGCCCGGCAGCTGGTCCTGGAAAAACGCCCCGAACGTGACGCGCTGGTCGGAAGGCCGGCGAATGAAACCCTTGGACTCCCGCCCAATCAGCTGGCCATCGGCGTCAAATACACTCAGCGAGTCGGCGGTCAGGTTTTCGCGGGTAGTCAGCACGCCCAGGCTGAACCACGATTCCACGCCGGGCACAAACTCCCCGCTCACCCGCGTGTCGAGGCCGGCGGCGTAGGCCTTGGCGTTGTTGCGGGCAAAGTAGCGCAGGCGCACGTTGTCCACGTCGTAAGGGACCACGTCGGTCAGGTACTTGTAGTAGGCCTCGGCCGTTAGCTGGAACGGCCGATTGCGCAGGCGGAAGCGCCGCTCCTGCCCCACAATAAGGTGGTAGGAGCGTTGGGCCCGCAGCTCCGGGTTCAGCACGCCCTGCTGGTTTTGCGGGGCGCCGGCCTGGGCGCGCAGCTCCCGGTAAAACGGCGGCTGCACGTACACGCCGGCGGCAGCTTTCCAGGCTACCTGCGGGCGGCGGGCCGGCCGGAATGCATACTGCAGGCGGGGGCTGAAGGTGGTCTGCCCATTCACGGTCCAGTGGTGCACGCGGGCCCCGTAGGTGAGCGTGCGGAGCGTGTCGAGCTGCCAGGTGTGCTGCACGTAGCCCTGGAGGCGGGTGCTTTCCAGGTCCAGGCTGGAGCGCAGGCGGGTGCGGCGGGCATCGGGCACGAAGTCGGCCGAATCCACGAAGCTGTACTCGTTCAGTACATCCTTGATCTGCTCCCGCCCGGCCTTAAGGCCCCAGCGCACGGCGTGGCGGAGGCCGGGCGTCCAGGTGCCGCGGGTTTCCAGCGTGGCCAGCAGGGCCGTGAGGTTGTTGCGCGAGTGGTCGAAGCGCGCCCCCACGTCGCGCTGGCGGATGGGCAGGTTGAAGTCGGGCGAGTTGGGGTCCCGGTTGATGTCGGCCAGGCGGTAGGCGGCTTCGACGTCGCGGTACTCAAACTCACGCGAATAGAGCAAGCCGGCCAGCAGCTCGGCGCGCAGGGTGGGCCGCAGCTCGTGGCGTAGGCTCAGGCCGCCCTGGTAGGTGTCGTACTGCATTCGCTCCCGCCCCTGATAGCCAATATTGAGACGGCTGAGCTGGTTGACCGCCGTGCTGAAGGTGGCCTCGCCGCTTTCGGGGTTGAAGCGGAAGTCGTTATGGGCCACCGTGTTCAGCAAACTTAATGTAGTGCGCTCCAGGTTGCTTTTCGGGCCCAGGGCCACCGTAATCAGGCTTTGCGCGTCGTAGAAGGTGGGGTTGAAGCCGCCTTGCTGCTGGCGCAGGGTGCGCAGCACGTAGGTGGCGTTTTTGTAGCGCACCCCGGCCAGGTAGCGCACCCGCTGGTTGGGGGAGGCCGCCTCCACGTGGGCCGTACCGCCCACCAGGCTGCCCGTGGCCGAGGCCGCAAACCGCGTGGGCTGCTTGTACTCAACATCGAGCACCGACGACAGCCGGTCGCCGTACTTGGGCTGCCAGCCCCCGCTCGAAAACTCCACCCGGTTCACCAGGTCGGGATTCACGAAGCTCAGCCCCTCCTGGGCCGCCGCCGTCACCAGAAACGGCCGGTACACCTCGAAGCCGTTGACGTAGACCAGGTTTTCCTCGTAGTTGCCGCCCCGCACCGAGTAGGTGCTGGTCAGCTCGTTGGTGCTGGCCACGCCGGGCAGGGTTTTCAGAATGGCCGTGAAGTCGCCGAAGGGCGAGGGCAGCTCCTTGGCCGCGCGCGGGTCCAGGGGAATGATGCTGACTTGCTCGCGGGTGTCGGCGGCGTCGGAGCGGCCGCGGATGGTTACGTTGTCGAGGGCCCGGGAGTCTTCAAGCAGCGTGATGCTGAGTTCCCGCTGCTGGTCCAGGTCGAGGGGCAGGCGCTGGGTGGCGAAGCCCAGGCGCCGCACCACCAGCACGGGCGGGCGCCCGCCCAGCGGGCGTACCACGCTCACGGCAAACCGGCCCCGGTCGTCGGTGCTGGTGCCGCCGGGCAGGCCCTCCACTCCTACCGCCACCTGGCCCAAGGGCTGGCCGGCGGCGTCCAGCACCGTGCCCGTTACCAGCACGCGGGCGGCCTGCTGGGCCACGGCCACGGGCCGGAAGGGCGCAGCCAGCAGCGCCGGCCCGGCCAGCACACTGGCGCGCAGAGCCAGCCGGAGCAGCGGCGCTTGGCTTAACAAGGGCAGAAAGGGCCGCATGGGCTAGCGGTAGTCGGGGGGCGGGGGCGCTACCAGGGCCGACAGCTGCTCCCGCATCTGGGCCAGCGTCGCTACCGGGTCGGGCGAGTTGAACACGAAGGAGCCGGCCACCAGCACGTCGGCACCGGCTTCCACCAGGGCGGCGGCGTTGTCGAGGCTCACGCCCCCATCAATTTCAATCAGGGCCTCCGAGCCGCTGTCCACCAGCAGCTCCTTGAGGGCCGCCACTTTGCGCAGGGTGTTCGGGATGAAAGCCTGGCCGCCGAAGCCAGGGTTTACCGACATCACGCACACCAAATCGAGGTCGGCGGCCACTTCTTCGAGCACCCACACCGGCGTGTGGGGGTTCAGGGCCACCCCGGCGCGGCAGCCCAGCTGCTTGATTTGCTGCACAACGCGGTGCAGGTGGGGGCAGGCTTCGTAGTGCACCGTGAGGGTGGTGGCGCCGGCGTCGCGGAAGGC
This region of Hymenobacter sp. YIM 151500-1 genomic DNA includes:
- a CDS encoding TonB-dependent receptor, which encodes MRPFLPLLSQAPLLRLALRASVLAGPALLAAPFRPVAVAQQAARVLVTGTVLDAAGQPLGQVAVGVEGLPGGTSTDDRGRFAVSVVRPLGGRPPVLVVRRLGFATQRLPLDLDQQRELSITLLEDSRALDNVTIRGRSDAADTREQVSIIPLDPRAAKELPSPFGDFTAILKTLPGVASTNELTSTYSVRGGNYEENLVYVNGFEVYRPFLVTAAAQEGLSFVNPDLVNRVEFSSGGWQPKYGDRLSSVLDVEYKQPTRFAASATGSLVGGTAHVEAASPNQRVRYLAGVRYKNATYVLRTLRQQQGGFNPTFYDAQSLITVALGPKSNLERTTLSLLNTVAHNDFRFNPESGEATFSTAVNQLSRLNIGYQGRERMQYDTYQGGLSLRHELRPTLRAELLAGLLYSREFEYRDVEAAYRLADINRDPNSPDFNLPIRQRDVGARFDHSRNNLTALLATLETRGTWTPGLRHAVRWGLKAGREQIKDVLNEYSFVDSADFVPDARRTRLRSSLDLESTRLQGYVQHTWQLDTLRTLTYGARVHHWTVNGQTTFSPRLQYAFRPARRPQVAWKAAAGVYVQPPFYRELRAQAGAPQNQQGVLNPELRAQRSYHLIVGQERRFRLRNRPFQLTAEAYYKYLTDVVPYDVDNVRLRYFARNNAKAYAAGLDTRVSGEFVPGVESWFSLGVLTTRENLTADSLSVFDADGQLIGRESKGFIRRPSDQRVTFGAFFQDQLPGNPSVKGYVNFVFGTGLPFSPPTLPELRGTSRLTRAYRRVDLGFSKVVSLHTGNEQTRRPGQLESLWLGLEILNVLGANNLAGYSYIQDLNARTYAVPNFLSRRLVNLRVIARF
- a CDS encoding Crp/Fnr family transcriptional regulator, producing MDEFLRVCSAIQPLSAPLEAALRQLVRREPIAPGEQLLAPGQTAQRLYFLEQGLVRGFYLKDGKEVTSWFMRDGDFVISILSFLSRQPSQEYLQALTAGVVWSLGYEQLQQLYRQFPEFNFVGRVLTEKYYVLSERRALHLRMLSATERYHLLLQEFPDIFQRVPLKMLASHLGITPETLSRLRARRS
- a CDS encoding sterol desaturase family protein → MPISPFPLSVSTVSELNWSPPPLLTVIFGAFAFCFLLERLVPGWKLPHVPTWPLRVLTINLAQLLVVVVAGLTWEKWFSAYSLLHVSRYLEPVAGGLLAYVVATFVFYWWHRWRHTQDFLWLHFHQIHHSPQRLEVITSFYKHPLEMTVNSLIGGLLVYTLLGLDPAGGAVYTLCTALGEFFYHTNVRTPRWVGYIFQRPEMHRVHHQYQQHSHNYGDLVVWDWLFGTYRNPATFQATCGFDPEKEEQLGSMLRFRDVHKS
- the rpe gene encoding ribulose-phosphate 3-epimerase: MAPLLAPSLLAADFGNLQSETERLAGSAADWLHCDVMDGRFVPNISFGLPVLQAIHRHARQPLDVHLMIEEPQHYLAAFRDAGATTLTVHYEACPHLHRVVQQIKQLGCRAGVALNPHTPVWVLEEVAADLDLVCVMSVNPGFGGQAFIPNTLRKVAALKELLVDSGSEALIEIDGGVSLDNAAALVEAGADVLVAGSFVFNSPDPVATLAQMREQLSALVAPPPPDYR